The Phycisphaeraceae bacterium genome has a window encoding:
- a CDS encoding aspartate 1-decarboxylase, with the protein MLREMLFAKIHRAVVTACDPNYMGSITIDPDLLEATGMVVNEKVLVADCDNGQRFETYIFRGERGRREIIVNGAAANRTGIGHHVLIMSFCHLTPEEMRAHRPKVAICRPDNTIERVLRYDPAEG; encoded by the coding sequence ATGCTCCGTGAGATGCTCTTCGCCAAGATTCACCGCGCCGTGGTGACGGCCTGCGACCCCAACTACATGGGGTCGATCACCATCGACCCCGACCTGTTGGAGGCGACGGGCATGGTGGTCAACGAGAAGGTGCTCGTGGCCGACTGCGACAACGGCCAGCGATTCGAGACGTACATCTTTCGAGGTGAGCGCGGCCGTCGGGAGATCATTGTCAACGGCGCCGCCGCCAATCGCACTGGCATCGGCCACCACGTGCTCATCATGTCCTTCTGCCATCTGACGCCGGAGGAAATGCGGGCGCACCGGCCCAAAGTGGCGATTTGCCGACCGGACAACACCATCGAGCGGGTGTTGCGGTATGACCCAGCGGAGGGTTGA
- a CDS encoding alpha/beta hydrolase → MQASTWLIRMTGSVALIVSLLAMGTALPAQGWWNPADPPAGAAPPTPPAQGETPSDDPYPIPASLLKPRVVFLDESFEFDREHPIVGHWLGNLHTPRGVPAIALRVRTDESGDLVVLGSVTPGNLPNRPVDDLKIEDGVVSFSLLTYLDPQRIGRIRFTGAISEDGQRLKGTAVVPSDIPGQGVMDGEFELARTPLPLMLDTARAYCGQIEIDEGIFFDMNIVLATTPKGNWVGHVDIPLQAIAEWPFDRIESKDGLLTIHMGGGAPSTFEVRVTEDGSTLKGVYRTFQDIPIELKYKPDYSVPSVPTEFALPGAEEIKPYHSHEAIIDHPDGHFLSASVTTPDGPPGVKYPAAILLTAFGPQQRDNLLYGHRMFDVVADALAREGIVVIRYDDRGFGKSGGRFHNATIEDFASDALAAYNFARSLEQVDPSRIGFLGHDEGGNVAALAATRAAEPAFVVMLAPRGVRGDAYELSQLIEQMRFLPETVDAPLRERLVEAHKALLAGFIDNAPPERMQELALAFAEAQKDIAVAAGSPEMRDPAQGARLILSNMRRPGLAYLARFDPIETFKALNCPLLACWGSLDIESAPSVNAAPLQALAQEDGRDITVTIYERMNHLLQRASTGLTNEYARSRVAIEKSVLDDVAAWILSKTSGR, encoded by the coding sequence ATGCAGGCGTCCACGTGGTTGATCCGAATGACCGGCTCGGTCGCACTGATCGTCTCGCTGCTGGCGATGGGTACGGCTCTTCCGGCGCAGGGCTGGTGGAACCCGGCTGATCCGCCCGCGGGTGCCGCGCCGCCCACGCCACCCGCGCAGGGCGAGACGCCGTCGGATGATCCCTACCCCATCCCCGCGTCGCTTCTCAAGCCGCGCGTCGTCTTCCTGGACGAGTCCTTCGAGTTCGATCGCGAGCACCCCATCGTCGGCCACTGGCTGGGCAATCTGCATACGCCGAGGGGGGTGCCGGCCATCGCTCTGCGCGTCAGGACCGATGAATCGGGCGATCTGGTCGTGCTGGGCAGCGTCACGCCCGGCAACCTTCCCAATCGGCCCGTGGATGATCTCAAGATCGAGGACGGCGTCGTCTCGTTCTCCCTGTTGACGTACCTCGACCCGCAGCGAATCGGCCGCATCCGCTTCACGGGCGCAATCAGCGAGGACGGCCAGCGTCTCAAGGGCACGGCCGTCGTGCCCAGCGACATTCCCGGTCAGGGGGTGATGGACGGCGAGTTCGAGCTGGCCCGCACCCCGCTGCCGCTCATGCTCGACACCGCGCGGGCCTACTGCGGGCAGATCGAGATCGACGAGGGCATTTTCTTCGACATGAACATCGTGCTGGCGACCACGCCCAAGGGCAACTGGGTGGGACATGTGGACATTCCGCTGCAGGCGATCGCCGAGTGGCCCTTTGATCGGATCGAGTCAAAGGATGGCCTGCTGACGATTCACATGGGAGGCGGCGCGCCCTCCACGTTTGAAGTGCGGGTTACCGAAGACGGTTCGACGCTCAAGGGTGTGTATCGCACGTTTCAGGACATCCCCATCGAGTTGAAGTACAAGCCGGATTATTCGGTTCCCTCGGTTCCGACCGAGTTCGCTCTGCCCGGCGCGGAGGAGATCAAGCCCTACCACTCGCACGAGGCGATCATCGACCACCCGGACGGGCACTTCCTGTCGGCGTCGGTCACCACGCCCGACGGTCCGCCTGGAGTCAAGTACCCCGCGGCGATTCTGCTGACCGCCTTCGGCCCGCAGCAGCGCGACAACCTGCTGTACGGCCACCGGATGTTCGACGTGGTGGCCGATGCCCTGGCGCGCGAGGGCATCGTGGTCATCCGCTACGACGATCGCGGCTTCGGCAAATCGGGCGGGCGCTTCCATAACGCGACCATCGAGGACTTCGCGTCCGATGCGCTGGCGGCGTACAACTTCGCGCGGTCGCTGGAGCAGGTTGATCCGTCGAGAATCGGCTTCCTCGGTCACGACGAGGGCGGCAACGTGGCGGCGCTGGCGGCAACCAGGGCCGCGGAACCGGCCTTCGTGGTGATGCTCGCCCCGCGCGGGGTGCGCGGCGACGCCTATGAACTGAGCCAGCTGATCGAGCAGATGCGCTTCCTGCCCGAGACGGTGGACGCCCCCCTGCGCGAGCGACTGGTTGAGGCGCACAAGGCCCTGCTGGCCGGATTCATCGACAACGCCCCGCCGGAGCGCATGCAGGAACTGGCCCTGGCCTTCGCCGAGGCGCAGAAGGACATCGCCGTGGCTGCGGGCAGTCCGGAGATGCGCGATCCGGCGCAGGGCGCCCGGCTGATCCTGTCGAACATGCGCCGACCCGGGCTGGCGTACCTGGCGCGGTTCGACCCCATCGAGACCTTCAAGGCATTGAATTGCCCGCTGCTGGCGTGCTGGGGCTCGCTGGACATCGAGTCCGCCCCGTCCGTCAACGCCGCCCCGCTGCAGGCCCTGGCGCAGGAGGATGGCCGGGATATCACCGTCACCATCTACGAGCGCATGAATCACCTGCTGCAGCGCGCCTCGACCGGGTTGACCAACGAATACGCCCGCAGCCGCGTCGCCATCGAGAAGAGCGTTCTCGACGACGTGGCGGCGTGGATTCTGTCGAAGACCTCCGGGCGCTGA
- the trmB gene encoding tRNA (guanosine(46)-N7)-methyltransferase TrmB, whose amino-acid sequence MSYGLSRGRTLVTDGVGLDQSELPPPERGRIDPRAWFEAPDHPFEIEIGSGKGTFLLQQARVTPHINLLGIEWAGEFYRYAADRVRRHGLKNVRLLRADATEFIRHWCADGVARVIHLYFSDPWPKARHHKRRVVQDRTLVDLHRVLEPGGEVRLVTDHDDLWAWYEDHASRNARLFERRAFDPPGSAGEGEIVGTNFERKYRREGRPFHAMTLRRIDGPTASPAP is encoded by the coding sequence ATGAGCTACGGCCTCTCGCGCGGTCGAACGCTGGTGACGGACGGCGTGGGGCTGGATCAGTCCGAGTTGCCGCCGCCGGAGCGGGGGCGGATTGATCCGCGTGCGTGGTTCGAGGCGCCGGACCACCCGTTTGAAATCGAGATTGGTTCGGGCAAGGGTACGTTTCTGCTGCAGCAGGCGCGGGTGACGCCCCACATCAACCTGCTGGGCATCGAGTGGGCGGGCGAGTTCTACCGCTACGCCGCCGACCGCGTCCGGCGGCACGGGCTGAAGAACGTGCGTCTGCTGCGGGCCGACGCCACGGAATTCATCCGTCACTGGTGCGCGGACGGCGTGGCGCGCGTCATTCACCTGTACTTCTCCGATCCGTGGCCCAAGGCGCGGCATCACAAGCGGCGCGTGGTGCAGGACCGGACGCTGGTGGACCTGCACCGCGTACTCGAGCCGGGCGGCGAGGTGCGGCTGGTCACCGATCACGACGATCTGTGGGCATGGTACGAGGATCACGCCTCGCGCAACGCGCGCTTGTTCGAGCGGCGGGCGTTTGATCCGCCCGGCTCGGCGGGGGAAGGCGAAATCGTCGGCACCAACTTCGAACGCAAGTACCGGCGCGAGGGACGACCCTTTCACGCCATGACGCTGCGACGGATCGACGGCCCTACGGCTTCACCGGCTCCATGA